In Anas acuta chromosome 5, bAnaAcu1.1, whole genome shotgun sequence, a single window of DNA contains:
- the LOC137856945 gene encoding serpin A3-4-like: MKLFFLCLLIVGIHSNSYLYEPNRQGVRNQNQRGQENRYMLQQTVGNSVCQFACCFYKEISSRENSGNIFFSPLSISTAFAMLTLGARSDTLTQILRVLSFNPREISENQIHEGYRQLMQMVNRKNEALQLNMGNVLFVLDQLKPQEKFLNNLRNYYEGEAYPMNFKRANQAQMKINEYVAGRTNGKIRDLINNLDPLTEILLISYIYFNAEWEKPFDPKYTKRDKFFVDGNKAVEVPMMFGMGLFKHGYDEQLSSTVVQMDYKGGASAFFVLPDQGKMRKLEKKLSCERMARWRTLVSKSSANFYLPKFTLYGRYNLKNMLYRMGIMDVFTDKADLSGITGQPQHRISQAIHQAVVKVDETGTEAAAATGMEIVPMSVPVTIKMNRPFLMVITLENNILFMGKIVNPLKKD; the protein is encoded by the exons ATGaagctgtttttcctgtgcCTTTTAATTGTTGGAATTCATTCCAACAGTTATCTCTATGAGCCTAATCGCCAAGGTGTAAGAAACCAAAATCAAAGAGGCCAAGAAAATCGATATATGCTGCAGCAGACTGTAGGGAACAGTGTTTGTCAGTTTGCATGCTGTTTCTACAAGGAGATTTCTTCTCGTGAAAACAGtgggaatattttcttttctcccttgaGCATCTCTACTGCCTTTGCAATGCTGACTCTCGGTGCCAGATCTGACACTCTGACACAGATTCTTAGGGTCCTTAGTTTTAACCCACGtgaaatttctgaaaaccaAATACATGAAGGTTATCGTCAACTCATGCAAATGGTAAACAGAAAGAATGAAGCATTACAGCTGAATATGGGAAATGTCCTGTTTGTGCTTGACCAGTTGAAACCACAagaaaaatttttaaataatctcaGAAACTACTATGAAGGAGAAGCTTATCCTATGAACTTCAAGAGAGCTAATCAAGCCCAGATGAAGATCAATGAATATGTAGCAGGAAGAACCAATGGGAAAATCAGGGACCTCATAAATAACCTTGATCCACTTACTGAAATTCTCCTCAttagttatatttattttaatg CTGAATGGGAAAAACCTTTTGACCCAAAGTACACTAAAAGGGATAAATTCTTTGTGGATGGGAACAAGGCTGTTGAAGTCCCAATGATGTTTGGAATGGGCCTGTTCAAGCATGGCTATGATGAACAGCTGTCTTCCACAGTCGTGCAAATGGATTATAAAGGAGGTGCTTCAGCATTTTTTGTTCTGCCTGATCAAGGAAAAATGaggaagctggagaaaaaaTTGTCTTGTGAACGTATGGCAAGATGGAGGACATTAGTCTCAAAAAG CTCAGCAAATTTTTATCTTCCGAAATTCACTCTTTATGGGAGATATAACCTAAAAAATATGCTATATAGAATGGGTATCATGGATGTATTCACTGATAAGGCTGATCTCTCTGGGATCACTGGACAGCCCCAGCACAGAATTTCCCAG GCTATACATCAGGCTGTGGTGAAGGTGGATGAGACTGGCACcgaagcagcagctgccacaggCATGGAAATAGTGCCTATGTCTGTTCCAGTTACTATTAAAATGAACAGGCCCTTCCTAATGGTCATAACATTGGAGAACAATATACTTTTCATGGGAAAAATTGTGAACCCTCTGAAAAAAGATTAA